One window from the genome of Balaenoptera musculus isolate JJ_BM4_2016_0621 chromosome 3, mBalMus1.pri.v3, whole genome shotgun sequence encodes:
- the CDC37 gene encoding hsp90 co-chaperone Cdc37 has product MVDYSVWDHIEVSDDEDETHPNIDTASLFRWRHQARVERMEQFQKEKEELDRGCRECKRKVAECQRKLQELEVAEGEGSRAELERLQAEAQQLRKEERSWEQKLEEMRKKEKSMPWNVDTLSKDGFSKSMVNTKPEQAEEESEEVREQKHKTFVEKYEKQIKHFGMLRRWDDSQKYLSDNVHLVCEETANYLVIWCIDLEVEEKCALMEQVAHQTIVMQFILELAKSLKVDPRACFRQFFTKIKTADRQYMEGFNDELEAFKDRVRGRAKLRIEKAMKEYEEEERKKRLGPGGLDPVEVYESLPEELQKCFDVKDVQMLQDAISKMDPTDAKYHMQRCIDSGLWVPNSKSSEAKEEEEAGPGDPLLEASKPGDEKHVSA; this is encoded by the exons ATGGTGGACTACAGCGTGTGGGACCACATCGAGGTGTCTGACGATGAAGACGAGACGCACCCCAACATCGACACAGCCAGCCTCTTCCGCTGGCGGCATCAG GCCCGGGTAGAGCGCATGGAgcagttccagaaagagaaggaggagctgGACAGGGGCTGTCGCGAGTGCAAGCGCAAGGTGGCCGAGTGCCAGCGGAAGCTACAGGAGCTGGAGGTGGCCGAGGGCGAGGGCAGCAGGGCCGAGCTGGAACGGCTGCAGGCCGAGGCGCAGCAGCTGCGCAAGGAGGAGCGCAGCTGGGAGCAGAAGCTAGAGGAGATGCGCAAGAAGGAGAAGAGCATGCCCTGGAACGTGGACACGCTCAGCAAGGACGGCTTCAGCAAG AGCATGGTCAATACCAAGCCTGAGCAGGCGGAGGAGGAGTCGGAGGAGGTGAGGgaacagaaacacaaaaccttCGTGGAGAAGTATGAGAAACAGATCAAGCACTTCG GCATGCTCCGCCGCTGGGACGACAGCCAGAAGTACCTGTCGGACAACGTCcacctggtgtgcgaggagaccGCCAACTACCTGGTCATCTGGTGCATTGACCTAGAGGTGGAGGAG AAATGTGCGCTGATGGAGCAGGTGGCCCACCAGACCATCGTCATGCAGTTCATCCTGGAGCTGGCCAAGAGCCTGAAGGTGGACCCCCGTGCCTGCTTCCGGCAGTTCTTCACCAAGATCAAG ACTGCCGACCGTCAGTACATGGAGGGCTTCAACGACGAGCTGGAGGCCTTCAAAGACCGCGTGCGGGGCCGGGCCAAGCTGCGCATCGAGAAGGCCATGAAGGAGTACGAGGAGGAGGAGCGCAAGAAGCGGCTCGGCCCCGGCGGCCTGGACCCCGTCGAGGTCTACGAGTCCCTCCCTGAG GAACTCCAGAAATGCTTTGACGTGAAGGATGTGCAGATGCTCCAAGATGCCATCAGCAAGATGGACCCCACC GACGCGAAGTACCACATGCAGCGCTGCATCGACTCTGGCCTCTGGGTCCCCAACTCCAAGTCCAGTGAGgccaaagaagaggaggaggcggGTCCCGGGGACCCCTTGCTGGAAGCCTCCAAGCCGGGCGACGAGAAACACGTCAGCGCATGA